AATAATCAAAAGGCATAGAAATTCAAACTAAGAGCTTGATGTTTTTTCTTCCTATAAAATTCTAATTTACAAAACTTTATTAAAGCTTATCTTTCACTTCAAGTTGCCTAGCAATGGAACAAGCAAAGGTAGCGGGTGATGGCTAAGATGGCTTCTCTAATGGCGAAGGGGGACAGCAGCCCCTCTGCTTCTAACCCCTCTTTGGATGTAGCTGTCTCTTGGTTGGTTTTTCCTTTTCAGGGGAGAACTCAGAGGGGGAAAATATTAAGAAATGTGTATATAGTTAAAGAAGCTTAACAAATTGCTCGCACAGGATGAAGAGATAGATATGAAAGACACGAATCGTACCGGAGTAATTAAACAGCTAGCTAGTCTTGTGGGAGTAGTAGGCGCTGGCGTAATGATGAGCATGCCAGTTGCGGCGGAGACTACAAAGTGCAATTCCAGCGCTTCGAGCCAAGTTTCTTATGCTGCTGCAACTGGGACGACTTTAGATGTAGTTGTAGACGGCGACAAAGGAGCGAAAAAGCCGCAAGCTAAGAAAAATATAGCGGAAATCGCTTCGACGAATAATAACTTCAAAATGATGACAGCAGTGCTGAAAGCAGCCGGACTGACGCAAACTCTGGCAGGAAAAGGGCCATTTACAGTATTTGCGCCAACGGATGCAGCTTTTGCTAAATTGCCAAAAGGCACTGTAGAAAATTTGCTCAAGCCAGAGAATAGGGACAAACTCATTCAGATTTTGACCTACCATGTGGTTCTTGGGAAGGTGACATCTGGCCAGATTAAGCCCGGAGACGTGAAGACTGTAGAAGGTAGCCCGGTGAAGCTCAATGTGGCAAACCGTAAAGTGATGGTGAATGACGCGACTGTAATTATGCCGGATGTGCAAGCTAGCAACGGGGTGATTCACGCGATCGATACCGTAATCATGCCTGCTGATTAGGTAAATTAGCCCGCCGACGCGGGGTATACAAACTAAGCCCGCGTCGGCGGGCTTTTTTATTGGCGATCGCCCTTTATTGATATCGGTTTTGGCACAGAATTTAATCTGGGACTAAAACGAAATCCTTAAGCTAGTTAAGCGGTGTGAGATGAAGCTGAGTTTCTGCGCGATCGTGAAAAATGAGGAGGCGATGCTGCCGCAATGCCTCAGTAGTGTAAAAGATGTGGTGGATGAAATGGTGGTGCTGGATACCGGATCGAGCGATCGCACTTGCCAAATCGCTGAAGAATTCGGCGCAAAAGTTCATCACTTTGAATGGTGCAATGATTTCTCCGCCGCACGTAACGAATCGCTCAAATATGTCGGGGGCGATTGGGTTTTAGTATTAGACGCCGATGAGGTGCTAACTCCTGAAATTGTCCCCCAAATCAAACACGCAATTAAGCAGCGTCAGTACCTTGCAATCAATTTAGTGCGTCACGAAGTCGGCGCATCTCAATCTCCGTATTCCCTGGTGTCGCGCCTGTTTCGCAATCACCCAGACATTCGTTTTAATCGTCCTTATCATGCAATGATCGATGACAGCGTACAAGCGCTGTTAAAGCGAAAACCCCATTGGCGAGTGGGTTTTCTGTCGGATGTGGCGATTCTGCATTATGGCTATCAGCCGGGAGCGATCGCATCTAGGGATAAACTCAACAAAGCCAAAACCACAATGGAAGGCTTTCTCGCAACTCATCCCCACGATCCTTATGTTTGCAGCAAGTTAGGCGCACTCTATATGGAAAATGGTGAAATAGATAAGGGAATAGAATTACTAGAACGGGGTTTAAAGTCAAAAAAAGTAGATACTTCTGTTTTATACGAGTTGCAATACCATCTTGGCAATGCCTACACTCGCCTGGGAAATGTGCAAGCGGCGGCTGATAGCTATCAAGCTGCTATCGAACAACCAATTTTACCCAAGTTAAAATTATCTGCTTATAACAATTTTGGCAATTTGTTAATGGCTGCTGGGGATTTAGCTAACGCTAGAAAAGCCTACGAAATTACGTTGGAAATTGATGCCACTTTTGCCACTGGCTACTACAATTTGGGAATGGCGTTAAAGGGAATGGGGCTTTTGGAGGAAGCGATCGCATCTTACCAACAAGCTATCAACCTCAATCCAGAATATGCCTATGCTTACCAAAATCTCGGAGTTGCCTTGCTGAAAGTTGGTAATGTATTAGAAAGTTTGGAAGCATTTAAGAAAGCGATCGCGCTTCACCAACCGTACAACCCAGACGAAGCCGAACGGCTGCGCCAAGGGTTGCAAGAGATGGGTTTTCAGGTTTGATATTAGTTAGTTGTCATTAGTTCTTAGTTTTTAGACAATTACTAATGACCGCTAACTCATAACTTAAGCAAGCATATCTACTTGGCCATTATCCAGATTGTAACTGCCACCTACAATTTTTAGTTTGCCGTCACGGATCAGTTGAGACAAAATTGATGAGGTTTCCTTCAATATTTCTACTTGATATTGAACGTTGGCTACAACTGCATTCTCATTTATATCTCCCGATTTGTTTCTTATCCTGTCAACGGCTGGTTTGATATCTTCAACAAAAGTACCAATCCGACCAGGGAGAGGATCGCCTTTTACCGCCGCCGCTACTGCACCGCATTTTCTGTGACCCAAAACCACAATTAGTTGAGAACCCAATACTGCTGTAGCGAATTCAAGACTACCTATAGCTGTAGGACTGACAACATTTCCTGCCATTCTTACGACAAATAAATCGCCAAGTCCTTGGTCAAATACAATTTCTGAAGGTACTCTTGAATCAGCACAGCCTAGTATGGCTGCAAACGGATATTGAGCTTTGGCAAGTGTTTGCAAACGTGCCAGCGTTCTTTCGGGATATATAGGCTTTTGTTGTGAAAAGCGTTTATTTCCATCCACCAACCTTTTCAAAGCTTCATCAGGACTAACTGGTGCAGGGGCTTGTTGCTTTTCCTCAGCAGCATCAGCAGCTTGTGGATCGAGTGCTTGCTGTGCC
The DNA window shown above is from Microcoleus sp. FACHB-831 and carries:
- a CDS encoding fasciclin domain-containing protein; its protein translation is MKDTNRTGVIKQLASLVGVVGAGVMMSMPVAAETTKCNSSASSQVSYAAATGTTLDVVVDGDKGAKKPQAKKNIAEIASTNNNFKMMTAVLKAAGLTQTLAGKGPFTVFAPTDAAFAKLPKGTVENLLKPENRDKLIQILTYHVVLGKVTSGQIKPGDVKTVEGSPVKLNVANRKVMVNDATVIMPDVQASNGVIHAIDTVIMPAD
- a CDS encoding tetratricopeptide repeat protein, with amino-acid sequence MKLSFCAIVKNEEAMLPQCLSSVKDVVDEMVVLDTGSSDRTCQIAEEFGAKVHHFEWCNDFSAARNESLKYVGGDWVLVLDADEVLTPEIVPQIKHAIKQRQYLAINLVRHEVGASQSPYSLVSRLFRNHPDIRFNRPYHAMIDDSVQALLKRKPHWRVGFLSDVAILHYGYQPGAIASRDKLNKAKTTMEGFLATHPHDPYVCSKLGALYMENGEIDKGIELLERGLKSKKVDTSVLYELQYHLGNAYTRLGNVQAAADSYQAAIEQPILPKLKLSAYNNFGNLLMAAGDLANARKAYEITLEIDATFATGYYNLGMALKGMGLLEEAIASYQQAINLNPEYAYAYQNLGVALLKVGNVLESLEAFKKAIALHQPYNPDEAERLRQGLQEMGFQV
- a CDS encoding carbonic anhydrase gives rise to the protein MSRLNGFVGRRDLLKMLGVGGASVAASAAGATIWTAQQALDPQAADAAEEKQQAPAPVSPDEALKRLVDGNKRFSQQKPIYPERTLARLQTLAKAQYPFAAILGCADSRVPSEIVFDQGLGDLFVVRMAGNVVSPTAIGSLEFATAVLGSQLIVVLGHRKCGAVAAAVKGDPLPGRIGTFVEDIKPAVDRIRNKSGDINENAVVANVQYQVEILKETSSILSQLIRDGKLKIVGGSYNLDNGQVDMLA